The Parabacteroides sp. AD58 genome includes a window with the following:
- a CDS encoding efflux RND transporter periplasmic adaptor subunit: protein MKKELGIFVFIGLCLMSCHHEEKKDPILHHVVLTTPSINGETSTKHFSGIVKESEEISVGFRVGGVIEKMAVKEGDFVRQGQTIACLDSKDYQLNLDAARIQYEQMKKEVGRMQRMYQQNGMSGNDYEKALAGLEQLRIQLEQCQLSREYTVLKAPVSGYIQQVNFRAGEMIGAGTAVVSLLDVNHFEVEADIPASLYIRQTDFSGFDCVSAQYPDKRFDLKWISINQKADGNQLYKVKFALPHEAQSVLTAGMNVEVNIHIRNNESAKNTCTVPESSVFQSEDGTCYVWLFNADSTVSRQKVVVDRMLPGGALQISQGLNGKERIVKAGVKALVEQEKVGVVEAPAATNVGGLI from the coding sequence ATGAAGAAAGAATTAGGAATTTTTGTATTCATCGGCTTATGCCTGATGTCATGCCATCACGAGGAGAAAAAAGATCCAATCCTGCACCACGTCGTATTAACGACTCCTTCGATCAACGGAGAGACTTCGACGAAACATTTTTCGGGTATCGTCAAAGAATCGGAAGAAATCAGTGTCGGATTCCGTGTTGGCGGAGTTATTGAAAAGATGGCCGTAAAAGAAGGTGATTTTGTCCGCCAGGGCCAGACTATCGCTTGTTTAGACAGCAAAGACTACCAGCTGAATCTGGACGCTGCCCGCATCCAATACGAACAGATGAAGAAAGAAGTTGGCCGCATGCAACGCATGTATCAGCAAAATGGTATGAGCGGAAACGATTATGAAAAGGCTTTGGCCGGACTGGAGCAATTGCGCATCCAGCTGGAACAATGCCAGTTGAGCCGTGAATATACGGTATTAAAAGCACCGGTGAGCGGTTATATCCAGCAAGTGAATTTCCGGGCAGGCGAAATGATCGGAGCCGGAACAGCAGTTGTTTCCTTGTTGGATGTAAATCACTTTGAGGTGGAAGCTGATATCCCGGCTTCTTTGTATATCCGGCAAACAGACTTTTCCGGTTTCGACTGTGTGTCTGCACAGTATCCGGACAAACGCTTTGATCTGAAGTGGATCAGCATCAACCAGAAAGCCGACGGCAACCAGCTGTACAAGGTTAAATTTGCTTTGCCACACGAAGCACAGTCGGTGCTGACGGCCGGGATGAATGTAGAAGTAAATATCCATATCCGGAATAACGAGTCGGCCAAGAATACTTGCACCGTTCCGGAGAGTTCTGTCTTTCAGTCGGAAGACGGTACTTGCTATGTCTGGCTGTTCAATGCCGATTCCACCGTCAGTCGCCAGAAAGTAGTTGTCGACCGGATGCTTCCGGGCGGAGCATTACAGATCAGTCAGGGACTGAATGGAAAAGAACGCATCGTCAAAGCCGGAGTAAAGGCGCTGGTTGAACAGGAGAAAGTAGGCGTCGTAGAAGCACCTGCTGCTACGAATGTAGGAGGACTCATTTAA
- a CDS encoding helix-turn-helix domain-containing protein, which translates to MNRKKKIVQIQISQIPHQFSQGVLQNQYMLFDNLDEETTANLLKTADPIQTNDLLSIHIARGTLEMEVNYETVVLKERQIVSIMPGSTFKLTQNSPDLIYFGFVIHVDLITNMLKSLHIETSLSERSQCFYKHQGNVQTLSDSLKIYRLIKEELSLPAYPTQPLVIQRYCEILTLKDYKLYEDSERAVTAPNNRREELFRLFLQLLEENYVRERNTGFYASQLCISPKYLSSIIKEQSGKTCAEWIDEYISFNAKTLLKDSTLSIKQISDRLGFPSQSIFGRFFKKINGVSPKEFRNRQDV; encoded by the coding sequence ATGAACCGAAAGAAGAAAATAGTTCAAATACAGATTTCACAGATTCCACACCAGTTTTCTCAAGGAGTACTGCAAAATCAATACATGCTGTTTGATAACTTGGACGAAGAAACAACAGCCAACTTGCTGAAAACAGCCGACCCGATTCAAACCAACGATTTACTTTCCATTCATATCGCCCGGGGAACACTCGAAATGGAAGTGAATTATGAAACCGTTGTTCTCAAGGAAAGGCAAATTGTATCGATTATGCCGGGATCAACCTTCAAGTTAACCCAGAATTCTCCGGATCTGATCTATTTTGGTTTTGTCATACACGTCGATTTGATTACCAACATGCTGAAAAGCCTGCATATAGAAACCAGCCTGTCTGAACGCAGCCAGTGTTTTTATAAACATCAGGGAAATGTACAGACTTTATCCGACAGTCTGAAGATTTACAGGCTGATCAAAGAGGAACTCTCTCTTCCGGCTTATCCCACACAACCGTTGGTGATTCAGCGCTACTGCGAGATCCTGACGCTGAAAGACTATAAGTTGTATGAAGATTCAGAGCGGGCAGTTACTGCACCGAATAATCGGAGAGAAGAACTATTTCGCCTTTTCCTGCAACTCCTGGAGGAAAACTATGTAAGAGAACGGAACACGGGTTTTTATGCCTCCCAGCTTTGCATCAGTCCGAAGTACCTTTCTTCCATCATTAAGGAGCAAAGCGGTAAAACCTGCGCCGAATGGATTGACGAATACATTTCATTCAATGCTAAAACTTTATTGAAAGACAGCACGCTTAGCATCAAGCAGATTAGCGATCGCCTGGGTTTCCCTTCCCAAAGTATCTTCGGCCGCTTCTTCAAGAAGATAAATGGTGTTTCACCCAAAGAATTTCGTAACCGGCAGGATGTTTGA
- a CDS encoding Rpn family recombination-promoting nuclease/putative transposase, whose product MRKRVFINPFVDRGFKILFGQESSKELLIGLLNDMLEGERHIRDLHFLDKEVQAVTTDGRGVIFDLECEDKDGTIFIVELQNAAQPYFYERGLFYLSHAIVRQGEKGADWKFKLCPVYGIFILNFRSGRTDKVRTDIVLADRENGKQMSNILREIFIEMPLFTKTESECETPLDYWLYNLKYMEQLETLSFKGQRELFNHLEKLAKIANMNKRERAEYEACLKVYRDNKNIEDYREEQLKEKYQEGKEEGHKEGALDKARNIARSLKQNGFSTEQIQQYTGLAAEEIDRL is encoded by the coding sequence ATGAGAAAACGTGTATTTATCAATCCGTTTGTGGATCGGGGGTTTAAGATTCTGTTTGGACAGGAATCAAGCAAGGAATTATTAATCGGGCTATTAAACGACATGCTCGAAGGAGAACGGCATATCCGGGATCTTCATTTTTTAGACAAAGAAGTGCAGGCTGTAACAACCGATGGCCGTGGCGTGATCTTCGATCTAGAGTGTGAAGACAAAGACGGAACGATATTCATTGTCGAGTTACAAAATGCTGCTCAACCTTATTTCTATGAGCGCGGACTTTTCTATCTGAGTCATGCCATCGTTCGCCAAGGGGAAAAAGGTGCAGACTGGAAATTCAAGTTATGTCCGGTTTATGGAATCTTTATCCTGAACTTCCGTTCCGGCAGGACGGATAAAGTCCGTACAGATATTGTATTGGCAGATCGGGAAAACGGAAAACAAATGAGTAATATTCTACGGGAGATTTTCATTGAGATGCCTCTTTTCACCAAGACAGAATCTGAATGTGAAACCCCGTTGGATTATTGGTTATATAATTTAAAGTATATGGAACAGTTGGAAACATTATCATTCAAAGGTCAGAGGGAACTCTTCAACCACTTGGAAAAATTGGCCAAGATTGCCAATATGAACAAGCGGGAAAGGGCAGAATACGAGGCCTGTCTTAAAGTATATCGTGACAACAAGAATATTGAAGACTATCGGGAAGAACAGTTGAAAGAGAAATACCAGGAAGGTAAAGAAGAAGGCCATAAGGAAGGTGCTTTGGATAAGGCACGGAATATTGCCCGTTCTTTAAAGCAAAATGGTTTTTCTACAGAGCAGATTCAGCAATATACGGGTTTGGCGGCTGAAGAAATCGATCGTTTGTAG
- a CDS encoding DUF6383 domain-containing protein: MNKKFSTLLGGFLLAGGLFSVLEAENLPIGSDIAADFKNGNEYYLVNTIDGVKYVYGFEEIAGSPNLVQQVVKKITDSDFGENDYKNYLWKVEEVKLTGVGESPVKYGYKLTNKATSKQLIFNNDGTVDVDYSDNDDLDDKAYFFIFDGNAQYKNVTTTSANIYDGFQYGSSSSYTHLAVYTSPARLERWNNVKSSAFSFYSYEDVEMGDELNQLYNSIGFNFGITGEDKVDNIFDKEGVRIKAIELTGDKTGESGFAFPKGTYFVTETPAGMDTKDPSYDELMNCTFIAASPSLNDINLAADRKTGKGFQLTTVSGKDLNNYVGTEDSRKSQGEDISVYNACFKVLRNSDGNYDLSLAKFRFNEKADSDEQTDAAKTVRFAVTPKTGDDHTEKYLTTILSDDPNYYFVYKETNTAKATDFLNESAKAVYTIQFAAGDAEGKYLYATAYDQDDSNSDIYAKGAAFVDTNMPEAQWIISDVKTADNTIKFTNRANKNISFTTKLYKESDGSYTMALDAATNYYDLNVNNDGDIIAASSTKNLHASVVELKQVTTDKFAGTWNVADGTEVTMLFARDVTPTSNKLYVTRTLDATTGNETNTLEVSNKLADAIQFKLVKSVDSVIITNPYAYKVGDVIKYQSKGDTIAYYTYEMQAYQDGVAKDLFLDWNSSKYELATTGDKFIIKDNVDGSVSVLTTNNYAHEDFIAVEDWKGTGNTSGKSFVEYYAKKAIKFGKLTEAVGANYVKTYLNIEAPETSLAATESYVTIKSDLGNYITMNEDRDGIMASTDPATIRVIATDTEKNIPSFYITTGWNEDGSRMFMFNPSDSVNYYVAEGSYDKKYQWDEEVNKVIFKNATLSGAKNDTLSTEIKGVKTLVADKADNNKKVQGGLDKFKYQIILAEDEDNLYWIRQNGEYLTSINGKLTFSNGTTTNAVKVYVEKTSAPTANETIAAGNVVVAGTNGAVVVKGAEGKNVIVSTILGKVVANEVVSSDNAQIATPAGIVVVSVDGESFKVVVK, encoded by the coding sequence ATGAACAAAAAGTTTTCTACTTTGCTAGGTGGCTTCTTATTGGCTGGAGGTTTATTCTCTGTCCTTGAAGCTGAAAATTTACCTATAGGAAGTGATATTGCTGCTGATTTTAAGAATGGCAATGAATATTACTTAGTAAATACTATTGATGGTGTCAAATATGTCTATGGCTTTGAAGAAATTGCCGGAAGTCCTAATTTGGTTCAACAAGTTGTAAAAAAAATAACTGATTCTGACTTCGGCGAAAATGATTACAAAAACTATTTATGGAAAGTTGAAGAAGTTAAATTAACTGGAGTTGGAGAAAGCCCAGTTAAATATGGCTATAAATTAACTAATAAAGCTACAAGTAAACAGTTGATCTTTAATAATGATGGAACTGTTGATGTTGATTATAGCGATAATGATGACTTGGACGATAAAGCATACTTCTTTATTTTTGATGGTAATGCGCAGTATAAGAACGTTACTACAACAAGTGCTAATATTTATGATGGTTTTCAGTATGGCTCAAGTAGCAGCTATACTCATTTAGCGGTATACACTTCTCCTGCTAGATTAGAAAGATGGAATAATGTGAAATCTTCAGCATTTTCTTTCTATTCATATGAAGATGTAGAAATGGGCGATGAACTGAATCAATTATATAACTCAATCGGTTTCAACTTCGGCATCACAGGTGAAGATAAGGTAGATAATATCTTTGATAAGGAAGGTGTTCGGATTAAAGCTATTGAACTTACTGGAGATAAAACAGGCGAATCTGGTTTTGCATTTCCTAAAGGTACATATTTCGTTACAGAAACACCTGCAGGAATGGATACAAAAGATCCATCTTACGATGAATTGATGAATTGTACATTTATCGCAGCATCTCCTTCTTTAAATGATATCAACTTAGCTGCAGATAGAAAGACTGGTAAAGGTTTCCAATTGACTACTGTTTCAGGTAAGGATTTGAATAATTATGTTGGTACAGAAGATAGCCGTAAGTCACAAGGAGAAGATATCTCTGTTTACAATGCTTGTTTCAAAGTGTTGAGAAACAGTGATGGTAATTATGATTTGAGCTTGGCTAAATTCCGCTTCAATGAAAAAGCAGATTCTGACGAACAGACTGATGCTGCAAAAACAGTTCGCTTTGCTGTAACACCGAAGACGGGTGATGATCATACAGAAAAATACTTGACAACAATCCTTTCTGATGATCCTAACTACTACTTCGTGTATAAAGAAACGAATACAGCTAAAGCTACAGATTTCTTGAATGAAAGTGCAAAAGCCGTCTACACAATTCAGTTCGCAGCTGGAGATGCTGAAGGTAAGTATTTATACGCTACAGCATATGATCAAGATGATTCAAATTCTGATATTTATGCTAAAGGCGCTGCATTTGTTGATACAAATATGCCAGAAGCTCAGTGGATTATCTCGGATGTTAAGACAGCAGATAATACAATTAAATTTACTAACCGTGCAAACAAGAATATAAGTTTCACTACTAAATTGTATAAAGAGAGTGATGGCTCTTATACAATGGCATTGGATGCTGCTACAAATTACTACGATCTGAATGTAAATAATGATGGTGATATTATTGCAGCTTCTTCTACAAAAAATTTGCATGCAAGTGTTGTTGAATTAAAGCAAGTTACAACTGATAAGTTTGCTGGTACTTGGAATGTTGCTGATGGTACTGAAGTAACAATGTTGTTTGCTCGTGATGTTACTCCAACTTCTAATAAGTTGTATGTAACAAGAACATTGGATGCAACGACAGGAAATGAAACAAATACTTTAGAAGTAAGTAATAAATTAGCAGATGCAATACAGTTTAAGTTAGTTAAATCTGTTGATTCTGTAATTATAACTAATCCGTATGCCTACAAAGTAGGTGATGTAATCAAATATCAGAGTAAAGGTGATACAATTGCCTATTACACTTACGAAATGCAGGCATATCAAGATGGAGTAGCAAAAGACTTATTCTTAGATTGGAACAGTTCTAAATATGAATTAGCTACAACAGGTGATAAGTTTATTATCAAGGATAATGTTGATGGTTCTGTTTCTGTTTTGACAACAAATAATTATGCTCATGAAGACTTCATAGCAGTAGAGGATTGGAAAGGAACAGGTAATACATCAGGCAAATCGTTTGTTGAATATTATGCAAAGAAAGCTATTAAGTTTGGAAAACTTACTGAAGCTGTAGGTGCTAACTACGTTAAAACATATTTAAACATCGAGGCTCCTGAAACTTCTTTGGCTGCAACAGAAAGCTATGTAACAATTAAGAGTGATCTGGGTAACTACATCACAATGAACGAAGATCGTGATGGTATCATGGCTTCTACTGATCCTGCTACTATCCGTGTGATTGCAACAGATACTGAAAAGAATATTCCTTCATTCTATATCACAACAGGTTGGAACGAAGATGGTTCAAGAATGTTTATGTTCAACCCGTCTGATTCAGTTAACTATTATGTAGCTGAAGGTTCTTATGATAAGAAATATCAGTGGGATGAAGAAGTAAACAAAGTTATCTTCAAGAATGCTACATTAAGTGGTGCTAAGAATGATACTTTGTCAACTGAAATCAAGGGCGTTAAGACTTTGGTAGCTGACAAGGCTGATAATAATAAGAAAGTACAAGGTGGTTTGGATAAGTTCAAATATCAGATCATCTTGGCTGAAGATGAAGATAACTTATACTGGATCCGTCAAAATGGCGAATACTTAACAAGCATTAATGGTAAGTTGACTTTCTCTAATGGTACAACGACCAATGCTGTTAAAGTGTATGTAGAAAAAACTTCTGCTCCTACAGCTAACGAAACAATCGCTGCTGGTAACGTAGTAGTAGCTGGTACAAACGGTGCAGTAGTTGTTAAGGGTGCTGAAGGCAAGAACGTAATCGTATCAACTATCCTTGGTAAGGTTGTTGCTAACGAAGTAGTTTCTTCAGACAACGCTCAGATCGCTACTCCGGCTGGTATCGTAGTTGTATCAGTTGACGGCGAAAGCTTCAAAGTTGTTGTTAAATAA
- the prfB gene encoding peptide chain release factor 2 (programmed frameshift) translates to MITSDQLHDVLEREKALRGYLDIDGKTIQLEEEELRTQDPAFWEDAKRAEVQMKKVKDLKKWIELYNEVKAATDEVQLAYEYVKEGIVSEEELDANYAKAVELIENLEFRNMLRDEADQMSCVLKINSGAGGTESQDWASMLYRMYTRWAEANGYKVFIANYQDGDEAGIKTATLNIEGDYAYGYLKSENGVHRLVRVSPYNAQGKRMTSFASVFVTPLVDDSIEVKIDQAAISWDTFRSGGAGGQNVNKVESGVRLRYQFKDPYTGEEEEILIENTETRDQPKNRENAMRQLRSILYDKELKHRMAEQEKVEAGKKKIEWGSQIRSYVFDDRRVKDHRTNYQTSDVTGVMDGKIDGFIKAYLMEFAGSESAEK, encoded by the exons ATGATTACATCAGACCAACTACATGACGTGTTGGAGCGCGAGAAGGCGCTGAGGGGGTATCTT GACATTGATGGTAAGACCATTCAATTAGAAGAAGAAGAATTACGTACACAGGATCCGGCTTTCTGGGAAGATGCCAAACGGGCAGAAGTCCAGATGAAGAAGGTGAAAGACCTGAAGAAATGGATCGAACTGTATAATGAGGTGAAGGCTGCGACGGATGAAGTGCAGCTGGCCTACGAATATGTGAAAGAAGGAATCGTCTCGGAAGAAGAGCTGGATGCCAACTATGCCAAGGCGGTCGAGCTGATCGAAAATCTGGAATTCCGTAACATGCTTCGGGATGAGGCCGACCAGATGAGCTGTGTGCTGAAGATCAATTCAGGTGCCGGCGGAACGGAAAGCCAGGACTGGGCTTCCATGTTGTACCGTATGTACACACGCTGGGCCGAAGCCAACGGATATAAAGTCTTTATTGCCAACTACCAGGATGGGGATGAGGCTGGAATCAAGACCGCTACACTGAATATCGAAGGCGATTATGCGTATGGATATCTGAAGAGCGAGAACGGTGTACATCGTCTGGTACGCGTTTCGCCGTATAATGCTCAGGGAAAACGTATGACTTCATTTGCATCCGTGTTCGTTACGCCCTTGGTAGATGATTCTATCGAGGTGAAGATCGATCAGGCCGCTATTTCGTGGGATACGTTCCGTTCGGGTGGTGCCGGAGGTCAGAATGTGAATAAGGTAGAATCAGGAGTTCGCTTGCGTTATCAGTTCAAAGATCCGTACACAGGCGAGGAAGAAGAAATCCTGATTGAGAATACGGAAACCCGAGACCAGCCGAAAAACCGTGAAAATGCTATGCGCCAGTTGCGTTCTATCTTGTATGATAAGGAACTGAAACACCGGATGGCTGAACAGGAAAAGGTAGAGGCCGGAAAGAAGAAGATCGAATGGGGCTCACAGATCCGCAGTTATGTATTCGACGACCGTCGGGTAAAAGACCATCGTACCAACTACCAGACATCGGATGTTACCGGTGTGATGGATGGTAAGATCGACGGTTTCATCAAGGCTTATCTGATGGAGTTCGCCGGATCAGAATCTGCCGAGAAGTAG
- a CDS encoding family 43 glycosylhydrolase, translated as MKRLILSFCTGLACFSLSAQSPVTYSNPVIPGDVADPTIIRAGDVYYAAGTSSEWAPFYPLFQSYDLVNWRQVGHLFYEQPAWTKSSFWAPELFYHRGTYYVYYTARRKSDGVSYIGVATSDKPSGPYTDRGVVVEYGTEAIDAFILEDEGQLYISWKAYGLDDRPIELLGCRLSADGLRLEGEPFTLLKDDERRGMEGQHWLKLGDYYYLIYSVNGCCGPKSDYAVSVARSRSLQGPYEKYEGNPILHGGDEIQSCGHGTVTTTSDGRMYYLCHAYFPGENFFMGRQPILQELVLGDDAWLHFKEGETASKTHPLPLAGHVQQPVPDFYDDFTSDRLRVEWTWNYPFATPRIQLFGGRLSLSGELKAGAEAGTALCLRPVAADYTFETVVLNQNDARKGITMYGDDRNLLSLVCRNNQLELCLRKEGKETPLAAPVVLPIPERGEKPVYLRLQVKAGCQYAFFYSLDGKSWTQIKQQVQNADLVQWDRVARPGLYYEGKTGEALFEYALMRNQH; from the coding sequence ATGAAAAGACTGATCTTATCTTTCTGCACCGGGCTGGCTTGTTTCTCTTTGTCTGCCCAGTCTCCTGTTACTTATTCCAACCCGGTGATACCGGGCGATGTGGCCGATCCTACGATTATTCGGGCCGGCGATGTGTATTATGCAGCCGGTACATCTTCTGAATGGGCACCGTTTTATCCTTTGTTTCAATCGTATGATCTGGTAAATTGGCGGCAGGTGGGGCATTTGTTCTATGAACAGCCGGCTTGGACGAAATCGTCATTCTGGGCACCTGAGTTATTCTATCACCGGGGAACGTATTATGTATATTATACGGCCCGCCGGAAATCGGATGGGGTTTCTTATATTGGTGTGGCTACTTCCGACAAGCCGTCCGGACCTTATACCGATCGGGGCGTTGTTGTTGAATACGGAACAGAAGCCATTGATGCCTTTATCCTGGAGGATGAAGGGCAACTGTATATTTCCTGGAAGGCTTATGGATTGGATGACCGTCCGATTGAGCTGTTGGGGTGCCGACTCTCGGCCGATGGACTGAGACTGGAAGGTGAACCTTTTACCTTGCTGAAAGATGATGAACGGCGCGGGATGGAAGGACAGCACTGGCTGAAATTAGGCGATTATTATTATCTGATCTATTCGGTGAATGGTTGTTGTGGCCCGAAGAGCGATTATGCCGTCTCGGTGGCGCGTTCCAGATCATTGCAGGGACCGTATGAGAAATATGAAGGAAACCCGATTTTACATGGTGGAGACGAAATACAGTCATGCGGACATGGAACGGTAACCACAACGTCCGACGGACGGATGTATTATCTTTGTCATGCTTATTTCCCCGGGGAAAATTTCTTTATGGGACGACAGCCGATTCTGCAAGAACTGGTGTTGGGTGATGATGCCTGGTTGCATTTCAAGGAAGGAGAAACGGCTTCGAAGACACACCCGCTGCCGTTGGCCGGGCATGTGCAGCAACCGGTTCCCGACTTCTACGATGATTTTACTTCAGACCGCTTGCGTGTGGAATGGACCTGGAACTATCCGTTTGCCACACCCCGCATCCAGTTGTTTGGCGGCCGCCTGTCTTTGAGCGGAGAACTGAAGGCCGGGGCTGAGGCCGGTACTGCCTTATGCTTGCGTCCGGTAGCAGCCGATTATACATTCGAGACTGTTGTCTTAAACCAGAATGATGCCCGTAAGGGAATAACCATGTATGGGGATGATCGGAATCTGCTGTCGTTGGTCTGCCGGAATAATCAACTGGAGCTTTGCTTGCGAAAGGAAGGAAAAGAGACTCCACTGGCAGCTCCGGTAGTTCTTCCCATACCGGAAAGAGGTGAAAAGCCGGTTTATCTGCGTTTGCAGGTAAAGGCCGGTTGCCAATATGCCTTCTTTTACAGTCTGGACGGAAAGAGCTGGACACAGATTAAGCAGCAAGTCCAAAATGCCGATCTGGTACAATGGGACCGAGTGGCCCGTCCCGGATTATATTATGAAGGAAAGACCGGAGAAGCTTTATTCGAATATGCGCTGATGCGTAATCAGCACTAG
- a CDS encoding 2-C-methyl-D-erythritol 4-phosphate cytidylyltransferase: protein MKRYVIIVAGGKGLRMGGDLPKQFIPMAGKPILMHTVEKFWRWDNQMNIILVLPTDHQAYWKMLCKEIGCKAPHRIVNGGETRFHSVQNGLNAIREEIEASGEKALIAVHDGVRPFVSPEVIAACFAKAEETGAVVPALPMIDSLRMKQADGSSCPVDRSRYYAVHTPQVFASDILIRAYQQPYTDTFTDDASVVEAAGFQVAMVLSNRENIKITTPFDLTVARALFQE, encoded by the coding sequence ATGAAGCGATATGTCATCATCGTAGCCGGTGGAAAAGGCTTGCGCATGGGCGGTGATCTGCCCAAACAGTTTATTCCCATGGCGGGAAAACCCATACTGATGCATACGGTTGAAAAGTTCTGGCGGTGGGACAACCAGATGAACATCATCCTTGTTCTCCCGACAGATCATCAGGCTTACTGGAAGATGCTCTGTAAGGAAATCGGCTGTAAGGCTCCTCATCGGATTGTCAACGGGGGCGAGACCCGTTTTCATTCTGTACAGAACGGACTGAATGCAATTCGGGAAGAGATAGAAGCTTCCGGCGAAAAAGCCCTGATCGCTGTACACGACGGCGTACGCCCGTTTGTATCTCCGGAAGTAATCGCTGCCTGCTTTGCCAAAGCTGAAGAAACAGGAGCGGTTGTTCCGGCCCTGCCGATGATTGATTCGCTCCGCATGAAGCAGGCCGACGGGAGCAGTTGCCCGGTCGACCGTTCACGGTATTATGCCGTTCATACACCGCAGGTATTTGCCTCCGACATCCTGATTCGTGCCTATCAGCAGCCATATACAGATACATTTACCGACGATGCCTCGGTGGTTGAAGCTGCCGGATTCCAGGTGGCTATGGTTTTATCGAACCGGGAAAATATAAAGATTACTACTCCGTTCGATCTGACAGTGGCCCGCGCTTTGTTCCAGGAATAA
- the xseB gene encoding exodeoxyribonuclease VII small subunit has protein sequence MAKKAESYNEAIEKLRRIVADIERGDLDVDLLLDNVKEATRLIKLCKDKLYKVDEEVKKVLEELES, from the coding sequence ATGGCAAAGAAAGCAGAATCATACAATGAAGCCATCGAGAAGTTACGTCGTATCGTGGCAGACATCGAACGTGGGGATTTGGATGTGGATCTCCTGCTCGATAATGTAAAAGAGGCAACCCGACTGATCAAGCTCTGCAAGGATAAACTGTATAAAGTAGACGAGGAAGTAAAGAAAGTATTGGAGGAACTGGAATCATGA